The genomic DNA CCCTCAAGGACCGCCTGTCCAACGAAAGCCCGCTCGGCAAGGCCCTCATGGGCGGTAAGAAGGGGGACAAGGTCACGGTCGCCACCCCTCGTGGCCAGGTCGAATACCAGGTCGTCAAGATCGAGGCCGCAGACTGAACACTCCCGACGACGTCCCGGCCGGAGCCTCGGCCGAGGACGCCGACGGCGGCATCGATCGCCTCATCGCAGATCGTCGGACGACGGCTGATGAGATGCGCGCAGGGGGTGTCAACCCGTTCCCGGCCCGGTTTACCGGTCGCATCACCATCGCCGATGCCCGGGGGCGTGGCGAGGCGCTTCGGCCCGGAGACGCGGCGGACGGTGTCGTGGCGGTCGCCGGGCGCCTGACGGCGCGTCGCGGTCAGGGAGGCACGGTGTTCGCCGACATCGATGACCGCTCGGGCACCCTCCAGGTGTGGGCCACTCTCGACCGCGCAGGCGAGGACGGCCTTCGTCGTCTGGCCGATGCGCATGTCGGCGACATCATCGGCGTGCGCGGCAGGGTCGTGCGCACCCGGCGTGGGGAGTTGTCGGTGGCCGCGGACTCCGTGGAGATGCTCGCCAAGGCTCTGCGCCCGCCGCCCGATCGCCACGCCGGGCTCAAGGATCCGGAAACCCGGTACCGCCAGCGCTACCTCGACCTCATGGCATCCCCAGAGGTCCGTGCCCGGTTCGTCGTGCGGGCCCGCACCATCGCGGGCGTGCGGCGCTTCCTGGACGACCGGGACTTCATCGAGGTGGAGACGCCCACGCTTCAGCCGATCTACGGCGGCGCTGCGGCGCGTCCGTTCGTCACGCACCACAACGCGTTGGATCGCGATCTCTACCTCCGTATCGCCACCGAGCTCTACCTCAAGCGCTGCATCGTGGGGGGACTCGAGAAGGTTTACGAGATCGGCAAGGACTTCCGCAACGAGGGCGTGTCGTTCAAGCACAACCCCGAGTTCACGATGCTCGAGAGCTACGAGGCCTACGCCGACTACGACGACGTGGCGGTCATGCTCGAGGAGATGGTGGCCCAGGCAGCGGTAGAGGCCACGGGAGGCACCGTGGTGCCGTGGAAGGGCGGCGAGGTGGACCTCACCCCGCCATGGCGTCGGGTGCGCTTGGTGGACGGCCTCCGGGATGCCAGCGGAATCGACATCATGGAACACCCGGACGGTGCGTCGCTCCGTGCGGCCATGCGTGCCGCGGGTCTCGACGCCCCCGACACCGCCACGTGGCCCAAGTTGGTGGACGCCATCCTGTCGCAGGCGCTCGAGCCCATGCTCGTGCAGCCCACGATCCTGCTCGACTACCCGCTCGCACTCTCGCCGTTCGCCAAACGGCGTGAGGACGACCCGCGCGTGGTGGAGCGGTTCGAGGCCTTCTGCGGTGGCATGGAGATCGCCAACGCCTTCTCCGAACTCAACGATCCCGACGACCAGCGCGAGCGGTTTGCGATGTTGCAGGCCGACCGCGCCGCCGGCGACGACGAGGCCCCGCCCGTTGACGAGGAGTTCCTCACGGCACTCGAATACGGCATGCCGCCCACGGGTGGCCTGGGTCTCGGAATCGACCGACTGGTGATGCTTCTCACGGATTGCCACTCGATCCGCGAGGTCATTCTGTTC from Thermoleophilia bacterium includes the following:
- the lysS gene encoding lysine--tRNA ligase codes for the protein MRAGGVNPFPARFTGRITIADARGRGEALRPGDAADGVVAVAGRLTARRGQGGTVFADIDDRSGTLQVWATLDRAGEDGLRRLADAHVGDIIGVRGRVVRTRRGELSVAADSVEMLAKALRPPPDRHAGLKDPETRYRQRYLDLMASPEVRARFVVRARTIAGVRRFLDDRDFIEVETPTLQPIYGGAAARPFVTHHNALDRDLYLRIATELYLKRCIVGGLEKVYEIGKDFRNEGVSFKHNPEFTMLESYEAYADYDDVAVMLEEMVAQAAVEATGGTVVPWKGGEVDLTPPWRRVRLVDGLRDASGIDIMEHPDGASLRAAMRAAGLDAPDTATWPKLVDAILSQALEPMLVQPTILLDYPLALSPFAKRREDDPRVVERFEAFCGGMEIANAFSELNDPDDQRERFAMLQADRAAGDDEAPPVDEEFLTALEYGMPPTGGLGLGIDRLVMLLTDCHSIREVILFPAMRS